A single window of Nasonia vitripennis strain AsymCx chromosome 4, Nvit_psr_1.1, whole genome shotgun sequence DNA harbors:
- the LOC100114432 gene encoding nuclear factor of activated T-cells 5 isoform X4, translating to MAPDLEKKREPRRAAGVVVHSENARTDDTGGMQLLQRCSSSFFGDYYRHGTSAGAASTGVPSSTVTGASLRSSSSSRAASSSSSNGSTTAPARSALANPVNTRSRVSQQQQPTQPQPPRSHQPRLPSAGRGSNEQLAASRSLQGSTQDLCDNSNDSGLGFEERQQQHLNKAAAWNGVAGEEDTKRRKMDIKLESEDANFAFPEVVQGVQSESKSASRNSIAHSGRTPINVNGSVGRVVGVTRPRSHLGVLAKRAPPAHQGPVTLTSTLSSLSRNGKTHLQIVCQPEQQHRARYQTEGSRGAVKDRTGNGFPIVRLMGYDKPSTLQVFIGTDLGRVAPHMFYQACRVSGKNSTPCVERKVDGTIVIEVDMDPAKEMLVTCDCVGILKERNVDVEHRFPQEAGILQGRSKKKSTRCRMVFRTTIAHDDGTSETLQVCSQPIVCTQPPGIPEICKKSLTSCPCTGGLELFILGKNFLKDTRVVFQLDSEDLSSSLEPHWECTVLPDKEFLQQTHLVCVVPAYRRLDLAPSETISVKLYAVSSGKTSEPHTFLYTAASAAPAPSVGKIESAQPGLAAANGEVVLASKLPQATSLVVPGSVTSNAVLPAAAGSASFLGAIQPAASATVPAVSPEVLKSDPSPPPVTAASPVTPVMLWSSQSSNQGASADVMMPPPTNMVTNPMMTRRSSSSLQLILPDNLKTEVLDENSSSSLMGDNSMSGMPTSTHNPTAVTSPLEQMVNENSRDSSQSSLIRNTVAANGSPVQDALLGVVDMMRNQHPMGMVTQTSPFNGMHEQSQVKVLSPHHINKDASPIMTSEACIASNMQSPGVVDLRMKHHQPEFNGIGNGNLGSFAATPADQPLPAQSGHSIEKYLNQIESTVMKKTDQDSNFVRASIIASSQQQSPNMLAPSTTNVPLDDLVNSAVDSHQMVSPLRPANSSPNAMINHVAAVVDQHDQTISSPQQTTRATPPIPVKTMLLEALMPSNSVSPLSVDGGNTGPSVPVQVQEPTPDDSLLKSINAALLPTIQESPIVTAATAVAVASVNSSVNVTAHNPLQVSPEVMPSVATAMQALAQDPVNLQQQVQQVEQVVAQAQQQVEQVVAQAQQQAVQAVQTAQQQVVQQVVQHAQVVQQAVQKVQAVQQAPAAPALQQAVQQATQEVVQQAVQQATHEVVQQVQAVQQAVQQAQAAQAMQQAVQQDIGSMLNQPAGFVAEASSALASGAAQEPSQQRLTTAAEQAINNVITNATHDIINNRPITTTTAHAIIATKNILNSVATQSAQLMNSAMEGILPKSPATQQNIVEQVASKSPPTGPIPMQTSSNVAPRQPVVNQQTPMQQNNEPPQAQQVPQQQVQQTQAGVLRKSEATANGMMTQDLMTDHELLSYINGSKHRRIPRPARRQGRQ from the exons GTACTAGTGCAGGCGCGGCATCAACGGGTGTCCCATCGTCGACGGTGACCGGGGCTAGCCtgaggagcagcagcagcagccgcgcggcgagcagcagcagtagcaacgGATCGACTACTGCTCCAGCCAGGTCTGCCCTCGCGAATCCAGTCAATACTCGTAGCAGAgtcagtcagcagcagcagccgacgcAGCCGCAGCCGCCGAGGAGTCACCAGCCGAGGCTCCCGTCCGCGGGAAGGGGCTCGAATGAACAACTTGCCGCGAGCAGGTCGCTACAGGGCAGTACACAGGACCTCTGCGACAACTCCAACGACTCCGGCCTCGGGTTCGAGgagcgccagcagcagcacctcAACAAAGCCGCT GCGTGGAACGGAGTGGCCGGGGAGGAGGACACGAAGCGTCGTAAGATGGACATAAAGCTCGAGTCGGAGGACGCGAACTTTGCCTTCCCCGAGGTCGTGCAGGGCGTGCAGAGCGAGAGCAAGAGCGCGAGCAGGAACAGCATCGCCCACAGTGGCAGGACGCCCATCAACGTCAACGGCTCGGTCGGCCGGGTCGTCGGCGTCACCAGGCCTAGGTCGCACTTGGGCGTGCTGGCCAAGAGGGCGCCACCCGCGCACCAGGGCCCGGTCACCCTCACCTCGACGTTGT CTAGCTTATCGAGAAACGGCAAAACACACCTGCAGATTGTCTGTCAGCCCGAGCAACAGCATCGAGCGCGTTACCAGACGGAAGGATCCCGCGGAGCCGTGAAAGACCGCACCGGCAATGGCTTCCCGATCGTGCGATTGATGGGTTATGACAAACCGTCGACGCTCCAG GTATTCATCGGCACGGACCTGGGCCGCGTTGCGCCGCACATGTTCTACCAGGCATGCCGGGTCAGCGGGAAGAACTCGACGCCGTGCGTCGAGCGCAAAGTCGACGGCACGATCGTCATCGAGGTGGACATGGACCCGGCCAAGGAAATGCTCGTCACCTGCGACTGCGTCGGCATTCTCAAGGAGCGCAACGTCGACGTAGAGCATCGCTTTCCACAAGAGGCCGGAATCCTGCAGGGCCGCAGCAAAAAGAAGTCGACGAGGTGTCGCATGGTCTTCCGCACGACCATCGCCCACGACGATGGCACCAGCGAGACCCTCCAGGTCTGCTCGCAACCCATCGTTTGCA CGCAACCGCCCGGCATCCCCGAAATCTGCAAGAAGTCGCTGACGTCGTGTCCGTGCACCGGCGGCCTCGAGCTCTTCATCCTCGGCAAGAACTTCCTGAAGGACACGCGCGTCGTCTTCCAGCTCGACAGCGAGGACCTGAGCTCCTCGCTCGAGCCCCACTGGGAGTGCACCGTGCTTCCGGACAAGGAGTTCCTGCAGCAGACCCACCTCGTCTGCGTGGTGCCGGCCTACAGGCGACTGGACCTCGCGCCCTCGGAGACCATCAGCGTCAAGCTCTACGCCGTGTCTTCCGGCAAGACGAGCGAGCCCCACACCTTCCTCTACACAGCGGCCTCGGCGGCGCCGGCACCCTCTGTCGGCAAAATCGAAAGCGCGCAGCCCGGCCTGGCCGCGGCCAATGGAGAAGTCGTGCTGGCCTCGAAGCTGCCTCAGGCTACGTCCCTCGTTGTTCCTGGAAGCGTCACGTCCAATG CCGTGCTTCCAGCAGCTGCGGGATCAGCGAGTTTTCTGGGGGCCATTCAGCCCGCCGCATCCGCCACAGTTCCAGCCGTTAGTCCAGAAGTTCTGAAGAGCGACCCGAGTCCTCCGCCGGTGACAGCCGCGTCGCCCGTTACCCCGGTGATGTTGTGGAGCTCGCAGTCCAGTAACCAAGGCGCTTCCGCCGATGTGATGATGCCACCTCCAACCAATATGGTGACCAACCCCATGATGACGAGGAGATCGTCCTCGAGCTTGCAGCTCATCCTGCCCGACAATCTCAAGACCGAAGTTCTCGACGAGAACAGTTCGAGCAGTCTCATGGGCGACAACAGCATGTCGGGCATGCCTACCTCGACGCACAATCCCACCGCTGTAACCAGTCCGCTAGAACAGATGGTCAACGAGAACTCGAGAGACTCGTCGCAGAGCAGTTTGATCAGAAACACCGTGGCGGCCAATGGCTCGCCGGTACAGGATGCTCTCCTTGGTGTCGTTGACATGATGAGGAACCAACATCCAATGGGCATGGTCACGCAGACGTCGCCCTTCAATGGCATGCATGAACAGTCGCAG GTAAAAGTCTTAAGCCCGCACCATATTAACAAAGACGCCAGTCCGATAATGACGAGCGAGGCGTGTATTGCGAGTAACATGCAGAGTCCCGGAGTCGTAGACCTAAGAATGAAGCATCATCAGCCCGAATTTAACGGCATTGGTAACGGCAATTTAGGTAGTTTCGCCGCGACACCCGCCGATCAGCCACTACCCGCGCAAAGTGGCCACAGCATCGAGAAATACCTCAATCAGATTGAGTCCACGGTAATGAAGAAGACCGATCAG GATTCAAATTTCGTGCGAGCCTCTATAATAGCGAGTAGTCAACAACAGAGTCCAAACATGTTGGCTCCATCAACGACAAATGTGCCGCTCGACGATCTTGTTAATTCCGCTGTCGATTCGCATCAAATGGTTTCGCCTCTGAGGCCAGCCAACTCAAGTCCTAATGCTATGATCAACCATGTCGCTGCCGTAGTCGACCAGCACGACCAGACCATTAGTAGTCCGCAGCAGACTACGAGAGCTACCCCACCGATTCCCGTCAAGACGATGCTGCTGGAAGCCCTCATGCCCTCGAACAGCGTTTCGCCGCTGAG CGTGGATGGCGGTAACACAGGACCGAGCGTACCCGTCCAGGTACAGGAGCCAACACCAGACGACAGTTTACTAAAGAGCATTAACGCGGCCTTATTGCCAACGATCCAAGAGTCGCCTATCGTTACTGCAGCAACTGCCGTAGCCGTCGCCAGCGTCAACTCGAGCGTCAATGTCACAGCCCACAATCCTCTCCAGGTATCGCCCGAGGTGATGCCGAGCGTCGCCACGGCGATGCAGGCACTCGCTCAGGATCCGGTCAATTTGCAACAGCAGGTCCAGCAGGTCGAACAAGTCGTCGCGCAGGCTCAGCAGCAGGTTGAGCAG GTCGTGGCTCAAGCCCAGCAGCAAGCAGTACAGGCTGTGCAAACGGCGCAGCAACAGGTGGTTCAGCAGGTAGTTCAGCACGCTCAAGTGGTTCAGCAAGCCGTGCAGAAAGTTCAAGCAGTACAGCAAGCTCCAGCAGCACCAGCGCTTCAACAAGCCGTGCAACAGGCTACCCAGGAAGTGGTCCAGCAGGCCGTGCAACAAGCGACCCACGAAGTCGTCCAGCAGGTTCAAGCTGTGCAGCAGGCGGTGCAACAGGCCCAGGCTGCCCAAGCCATGCAGCAAGCCGTTCAACAGGACATTGGCTCGATGCTCAATCAGCCCGCAGGATTCGTCGCCGAGGCCAGTTCAGCTCTGGCCAGCGGAGCTGCCCAAGAGCCGAGCCAGCAAAGACTAACCACTGCTGCTGAGCAGGCGATCAACAACGTCATTACCAACGCCACTCATGATATTATCAATAACAGGCCGATCACCACGACTACAGCTCACGCTATCATTGCtaccaaaaatattttgaacagCGTGGCAACACAG AGTGCACAACTTATGAACAGCGCGATGGAAGGCATCCTGCCAAAATCTCCAGCAACGCAACAAAATATAGTTGAGCAGGTGGCCAGCAAGTCTCCGCCAACCGGGCCGATACCCATGCAGACGTCGTCAAATGTCGCTCCAAGGCAGCCGGTGGTGAACCAGCAGACGCCCATGCAGCAGAACAACGAGCCACCGCAGGCCCAGCAAGTGCCACAGCAGCAAGTCCAGCAAACTCAGGCCGGCGTTCTTAGGAAGTCTGAGGCCACGGCGAACGGCATGATGACGCAGGATCTCATGACTGACCACGAGCTGCTCAGTTATATTAAT GGCTCCAAGCACCGGCGGATTCCTCGTCCTGCTCGCCGCCAGGGTCGCCAGTAG
- the LOC100114432 gene encoding nuclear factor of activated T-cells 5 isoform X11 — protein MAPDLEKKREPRRAAGVVVHSENARTDDTGGMQLLQRCSSSFFGDYYRHGTSAGAASTGVPSSTVTGASLRSSSSSRAASSSSSNGSTTAPARSALANPVNTRSRVSQQQQPTQPQPPRSHQPRLPSAGRGSNEQLAASRSLQGSTQDLCDNSNDSGLGFEERQQQHLNKAAAWNGVAGEEDTKRRKMDIKLESEDANFAFPEVVQGVQSESKSASRNSIAHSGRTPINVNGSVGRVVGVTRPRSHLGVLAKRAPPAHQGPVTLTSTLSSLSRNGKTHLQIVCQPEQQHRARYQTEGSRGAVKDRTGNGFPIVRLMGYDKPSTLQVFIGTDLGRVAPHMFYQACRVSGKNSTPCVERKVDGTIVIEVDMDPAKEMLVTCDCVGILKERNVDVEHRFPQEAGILQGRSKKKSTRCRMVFRTTIAHDDGTSETLQVCSQPIVCTQPPGIPEICKKSLTSCPCTGGLELFILGKNFLKDTRVVFQLDSEDLSSSLEPHWECTVLPDKEFLQQTHLVCVVPAYRRLDLAPSETISVKLYAVSSGKTSEPHTFLYTAASAAPAPSVGKIESAQPGLAAANGEVVLASKLPQATSLVVPGSVTSNAVLPAAAGSASFLGAIQPAASATVPAVSPEVLKSDPSPPPVTAASPVTPVMLWSSQSSNQGASADVMMPPPTNMVTNPMMTRRSSSSLQLILPDNLKTEVLDENSSSSLMGDNSMSGMPTSTHNPTAVTSPLEQMVNENSRDSSQSSLIRNTVAANGSPVQDALLGVVDMMRNQHPMGMVTQTSPFNGMHEQSQVKVLSPHHINKDASPIMTSEACIASNMQSPGVVDLRMKHHQPEFNGIGNGNLGSFAATPADQPLPAQSGHSIEKYLNQIESTVMKKTDQDSNFVRASIIASSQQQSPNMLAPSTTNVPLDDLVNSAVDSHQMVSPLRPANSSPNAMINHVAAVVDQHDQTISSPQQTTRATPPIPVKTMLLEALMPSNSVSPLSVDGGNTGPSVPVQVQEPTPDDSLLKSINAALLPTIQESPIVTAATAVAVASVNSSVNVTAHNPLQVSPEVMPSVATAMQALAQDPVNLQQQVQQVEQVVAQAQQQVEQVVAQAQQQAVQAVQTAQQQVVQQVVQHAQVVQQAVQKVQAVQQAPAAPALQQAVQQATQEVVQQAVQQATHEVVQQVQAVQQAVQQAQAAQAMQQAVQQDIGSMLNQPAGFVAEASSALASGAAQEPSQQRLTTAAEQAINNVITNATHDIINNRPITTTTAHAIIATKNILNSVATQSAQLMNSAMEGILPKSPATQQNIVEQVASKSPPTGPIPMQTSSNVAPRQPVVNQQTPMQQNNEPPQAQQVPQQQVQQTQAGVLRKSEATANGMMTQDLMTDHELLSYINASCFDPQNGFLM, from the exons GTACTAGTGCAGGCGCGGCATCAACGGGTGTCCCATCGTCGACGGTGACCGGGGCTAGCCtgaggagcagcagcagcagccgcgcggcgagcagcagcagtagcaacgGATCGACTACTGCTCCAGCCAGGTCTGCCCTCGCGAATCCAGTCAATACTCGTAGCAGAgtcagtcagcagcagcagccgacgcAGCCGCAGCCGCCGAGGAGTCACCAGCCGAGGCTCCCGTCCGCGGGAAGGGGCTCGAATGAACAACTTGCCGCGAGCAGGTCGCTACAGGGCAGTACACAGGACCTCTGCGACAACTCCAACGACTCCGGCCTCGGGTTCGAGgagcgccagcagcagcacctcAACAAAGCCGCT GCGTGGAACGGAGTGGCCGGGGAGGAGGACACGAAGCGTCGTAAGATGGACATAAAGCTCGAGTCGGAGGACGCGAACTTTGCCTTCCCCGAGGTCGTGCAGGGCGTGCAGAGCGAGAGCAAGAGCGCGAGCAGGAACAGCATCGCCCACAGTGGCAGGACGCCCATCAACGTCAACGGCTCGGTCGGCCGGGTCGTCGGCGTCACCAGGCCTAGGTCGCACTTGGGCGTGCTGGCCAAGAGGGCGCCACCCGCGCACCAGGGCCCGGTCACCCTCACCTCGACGTTGT CTAGCTTATCGAGAAACGGCAAAACACACCTGCAGATTGTCTGTCAGCCCGAGCAACAGCATCGAGCGCGTTACCAGACGGAAGGATCCCGCGGAGCCGTGAAAGACCGCACCGGCAATGGCTTCCCGATCGTGCGATTGATGGGTTATGACAAACCGTCGACGCTCCAG GTATTCATCGGCACGGACCTGGGCCGCGTTGCGCCGCACATGTTCTACCAGGCATGCCGGGTCAGCGGGAAGAACTCGACGCCGTGCGTCGAGCGCAAAGTCGACGGCACGATCGTCATCGAGGTGGACATGGACCCGGCCAAGGAAATGCTCGTCACCTGCGACTGCGTCGGCATTCTCAAGGAGCGCAACGTCGACGTAGAGCATCGCTTTCCACAAGAGGCCGGAATCCTGCAGGGCCGCAGCAAAAAGAAGTCGACGAGGTGTCGCATGGTCTTCCGCACGACCATCGCCCACGACGATGGCACCAGCGAGACCCTCCAGGTCTGCTCGCAACCCATCGTTTGCA CGCAACCGCCCGGCATCCCCGAAATCTGCAAGAAGTCGCTGACGTCGTGTCCGTGCACCGGCGGCCTCGAGCTCTTCATCCTCGGCAAGAACTTCCTGAAGGACACGCGCGTCGTCTTCCAGCTCGACAGCGAGGACCTGAGCTCCTCGCTCGAGCCCCACTGGGAGTGCACCGTGCTTCCGGACAAGGAGTTCCTGCAGCAGACCCACCTCGTCTGCGTGGTGCCGGCCTACAGGCGACTGGACCTCGCGCCCTCGGAGACCATCAGCGTCAAGCTCTACGCCGTGTCTTCCGGCAAGACGAGCGAGCCCCACACCTTCCTCTACACAGCGGCCTCGGCGGCGCCGGCACCCTCTGTCGGCAAAATCGAAAGCGCGCAGCCCGGCCTGGCCGCGGCCAATGGAGAAGTCGTGCTGGCCTCGAAGCTGCCTCAGGCTACGTCCCTCGTTGTTCCTGGAAGCGTCACGTCCAATG CCGTGCTTCCAGCAGCTGCGGGATCAGCGAGTTTTCTGGGGGCCATTCAGCCCGCCGCATCCGCCACAGTTCCAGCCGTTAGTCCAGAAGTTCTGAAGAGCGACCCGAGTCCTCCGCCGGTGACAGCCGCGTCGCCCGTTACCCCGGTGATGTTGTGGAGCTCGCAGTCCAGTAACCAAGGCGCTTCCGCCGATGTGATGATGCCACCTCCAACCAATATGGTGACCAACCCCATGATGACGAGGAGATCGTCCTCGAGCTTGCAGCTCATCCTGCCCGACAATCTCAAGACCGAAGTTCTCGACGAGAACAGTTCGAGCAGTCTCATGGGCGACAACAGCATGTCGGGCATGCCTACCTCGACGCACAATCCCACCGCTGTAACCAGTCCGCTAGAACAGATGGTCAACGAGAACTCGAGAGACTCGTCGCAGAGCAGTTTGATCAGAAACACCGTGGCGGCCAATGGCTCGCCGGTACAGGATGCTCTCCTTGGTGTCGTTGACATGATGAGGAACCAACATCCAATGGGCATGGTCACGCAGACGTCGCCCTTCAATGGCATGCATGAACAGTCGCAG GTAAAAGTCTTAAGCCCGCACCATATTAACAAAGACGCCAGTCCGATAATGACGAGCGAGGCGTGTATTGCGAGTAACATGCAGAGTCCCGGAGTCGTAGACCTAAGAATGAAGCATCATCAGCCCGAATTTAACGGCATTGGTAACGGCAATTTAGGTAGTTTCGCCGCGACACCCGCCGATCAGCCACTACCCGCGCAAAGTGGCCACAGCATCGAGAAATACCTCAATCAGATTGAGTCCACGGTAATGAAGAAGACCGATCAG GATTCAAATTTCGTGCGAGCCTCTATAATAGCGAGTAGTCAACAACAGAGTCCAAACATGTTGGCTCCATCAACGACAAATGTGCCGCTCGACGATCTTGTTAATTCCGCTGTCGATTCGCATCAAATGGTTTCGCCTCTGAGGCCAGCCAACTCAAGTCCTAATGCTATGATCAACCATGTCGCTGCCGTAGTCGACCAGCACGACCAGACCATTAGTAGTCCGCAGCAGACTACGAGAGCTACCCCACCGATTCCCGTCAAGACGATGCTGCTGGAAGCCCTCATGCCCTCGAACAGCGTTTCGCCGCTGAG CGTGGATGGCGGTAACACAGGACCGAGCGTACCCGTCCAGGTACAGGAGCCAACACCAGACGACAGTTTACTAAAGAGCATTAACGCGGCCTTATTGCCAACGATCCAAGAGTCGCCTATCGTTACTGCAGCAACTGCCGTAGCCGTCGCCAGCGTCAACTCGAGCGTCAATGTCACAGCCCACAATCCTCTCCAGGTATCGCCCGAGGTGATGCCGAGCGTCGCCACGGCGATGCAGGCACTCGCTCAGGATCCGGTCAATTTGCAACAGCAGGTCCAGCAGGTCGAACAAGTCGTCGCGCAGGCTCAGCAGCAGGTTGAGCAG GTCGTGGCTCAAGCCCAGCAGCAAGCAGTACAGGCTGTGCAAACGGCGCAGCAACAGGTGGTTCAGCAGGTAGTTCAGCACGCTCAAGTGGTTCAGCAAGCCGTGCAGAAAGTTCAAGCAGTACAGCAAGCTCCAGCAGCACCAGCGCTTCAACAAGCCGTGCAACAGGCTACCCAGGAAGTGGTCCAGCAGGCCGTGCAACAAGCGACCCACGAAGTCGTCCAGCAGGTTCAAGCTGTGCAGCAGGCGGTGCAACAGGCCCAGGCTGCCCAAGCCATGCAGCAAGCCGTTCAACAGGACATTGGCTCGATGCTCAATCAGCCCGCAGGATTCGTCGCCGAGGCCAGTTCAGCTCTGGCCAGCGGAGCTGCCCAAGAGCCGAGCCAGCAAAGACTAACCACTGCTGCTGAGCAGGCGATCAACAACGTCATTACCAACGCCACTCATGATATTATCAATAACAGGCCGATCACCACGACTACAGCTCACGCTATCATTGCtaccaaaaatattttgaacagCGTGGCAACACAG AGTGCACAACTTATGAACAGCGCGATGGAAGGCATCCTGCCAAAATCTCCAGCAACGCAACAAAATATAGTTGAGCAGGTGGCCAGCAAGTCTCCGCCAACCGGGCCGATACCCATGCAGACGTCGTCAAATGTCGCTCCAAGGCAGCCGGTGGTGAACCAGCAGACGCCCATGCAGCAGAACAACGAGCCACCGCAGGCCCAGCAAGTGCCACAGCAGCAAGTCCAGCAAACTCAGGCCGGCGTTCTTAGGAAGTCTGAGGCCACGGCGAACGGCATGATGACGCAGGATCTCATGACTGACCACGAGCTGCTCAGTTATATTAATGCAAGTTGCTTCGATCCGCAGAACGGATTTCTCATGTAG